Below is a window of Streptomyces sp. NBC_00223 DNA.
GCAGATCGAGGGCCACATCCTCCAGCCGTTCATCCTCGGCCGCGCGGTACGGGTGCACCCGCTGGCCGTCGTGCTCTCGGTCGCGGCGGGCTCGATGATCGCCGGGATCGGCGGCGCGATCAGCGCGGTGCCGCTCGTGGCCGTCCTCAACACCGCCATCGGCTATCTGCGCGCCCACGCCCGCCAGGAGACGGGCGAGCCGGACCCCGAGGGCGCCGAGGCGTACGAGCCCCCGCCCGCGGTCACGGACACCGCGTCCGAGGCCGACCCCGAACCCTCCCCGACCCCGGCCCGGTCGGCGGAACCCGGCCCCGAACCGGAGACCGGCGACCTCCCGGTCTCCTGACACCCCCGCACACCCGCCGGGACGCCACCGGGCGGGCCGGTCGCGGTCGCGTGACGAACAAGGTGGCGGAAAAGCGCGGTCGGTGAGAGCCGGCCGCGCCTTCCCGCCACCCCGTGTCGTGGGCTATTCCGTGCGGAGGCCGTCCGCGCGCATCAGGCGCCACAGCGGCGGCAGGCTCAGCAGGGTCACAGCGAAGACCACCGCCGCGCCGATCGACGTCATCGTCAGCACGCTGCTCCAGTCGGTGCGGATGGGCCGGTCGACCATGGCGAGCAGCGCCGCGCCGAGCCCGATGCCGCCCCCGCAGGCCAGCAGCAGCCCCAGCACCACCGGGATCGCGGTCTGCCACAGCACCGACCAGGCCAGCGCCGTGCGCCGGGTGCCGAAGGCGACCAGCACCGCCAGCAGCTTCTTGCGCTCCCGCAGTTGCTCCAGCATCGTCACCAGCAGGCTCGCGCCGATCAGCCCCATGGTCAGGGCGGCGCCGGCGAACAGCCCGCGGCGCAGCTGCCGGTAGCCGGTCTTCTCCTTGGTGTCGTGCAGGGCGTAGACGTACACGTCGGTGCCCATCCCGGCGACGGTGTTGCGCACGTACTCGATCGCGTCGGGCACCTTGGGGTCGACACCGACCGTGATGTGCGCGGTCGCCGACTTCAGAAGGCCCGCGTCGAGCGCCTCCGGGGTGCTGAAGATCCCCCACTGGTGGCTGCCCGTCGGGTCCGCCCGGGTGACGACGGCGCGGGCCGAGGCGGGAATCGTCCAGTACCTGGGCTTGCCGGTGTACTTGTCGCTGTCCGGCGTGTTGAGGTCGATCCGCGCGCCCGGCCTGGCGTACTTGCCCATGGCCTCGTCGTCACCCATGCCGTCCTGCGGCGAGACGATGAAGACGCTGCCGGGGGAGCACGAGGTGATCCGGGCCATTTCCCGCAGCGACGCGCAGTCGCCGACCTGGATGGGCAGATAGGCGTCGTTGTCCGTGGTCCGCCGGGTGCTCGCGTCGGGCTGGGTGGCGCTCGCCTCGGTGTTGCCGAAGACATGCGTGACCCCGCGGGTGGCGCGGATCTTCTCCGTGTACGCGGCGGTCTGACGGCCGTCGGTGACCGGCGCGCCGACGCTGGCCTGGGCCCGGGCGGTGTCGGCGCCGGTGTCGTAGACGAAGTCGCTGTTGACGCCGGTGAAGAGCATCTGCAGGGCGATCGCCCCGGCCACGGCCACGGTCACCCCGCTGACCATGCGGGCCGAGGAACTGCTGTTCAACTGGAGCCTGCGGATGGCCAGCTGCCAGGGGATCGGGCCGCCGCTCAGCCTGCTCACGACGGACTCCACCGCCCAGGGCAGCACGGCCGTCACCCCGATGAGCAGCAGTACGGCACCGGTCGCGATCTGGTACTGGTTGATCGACGTGCCGCCCTTGACCGTCCCGAACAGCGGTGCCAGCAGGCCGAGGCCGATCACCGGGACCAGCAGCCGCCACCACAGCCGGCGCCTGCGGCCCACGGCCTGCCGGACCACGCCCAGCGGTTCGATCGCCGTACCGCGCAGGCTGACCAGGGTCACCGCGACCGACGCCAGCGGTACCGCGACCACGATCAGCAGCGTCAGCGCGGTGCTCGGCGTCATGTCGGACGGGAAGGCGGAGATGTCGCGGATGGAGACCTTCGAAGCGAGCTGCCGGCCGAGGAGGAAGAAGCCCCCGCCGAGCAGCAGCCCGAACAGCGCGCCCAGCAGCGCCTCACCCGCCGCGATCCGGTGGGTCATCCGGATGTCGGCGCCCACCAGCCGCAGCGCGGCCAGCCGCCGGTCCCGGCGTTCGCCGCCGAGCCGGACCGCGGTGCCGATGAACACCGCCACCGGCAGCAGCAGCACCACCAGCATGATCACCAGCAGCAGGTCGAAGGTCGGCCCCATCGCCTCGGAGCTGCTGTGGTAGCCGAACGACGTGATCCGCTCGGCGTTGCCGTGCCGGTAGTCCGCGTCCCTGGCGACGAGTCGGTCGCTCCCGGCGTAGTAGTACAGCTCGGCAGGGCCCGTCAGCCCGGCGTGCCCGATGGTGCCGGTGATCGTGTACGGGAGGCGGTCGCGCAGCAGCGGCTCGGACGCCAGCAGGTGCCGCAGCGCCGGTGAGACCACCATCTGCCCGGGGGCGGGGACACGGTCGATCCCCGGCGGCTTCGCGGCCTGGTCGCCCTCCCGCTGGATCAGCCGGCCGGTGATGTCCTCGCCTCGGAAGACGGTGTTCTGGTCGGCCAGCAGCACGGAGTGCGCGGTGGGCTCGGCGACGAACACATTGGAGGCCGTGTCGCGGGCCACCTGCCGCTGTTCGCGCGCGTCCATCATGGCCGGGACGGCGGCCGCAAGCAGCAGCAGCGCCACACCCAGCCCGACGCCGATCGCGGTCAGCACCGTACGGGTCCAGCCCTCGCGTCCGCCGCCGGCCGCGAAGCGCGCGCCGAGCGTGAGGTCGCGCGCCCAGGTGCGCAGAGAGGCGCGGGCCTCGGGCGGCGGGCCCGGGGGCACGTCCTGGCCGCGGTCGGCCTCGACGGTGCCGTACGGTTCGTATCCCGTGCTCATGACACCCGTTCCATGTCGCGCGACTTCCCGTCCCGCACGACGATCTCCCGGTCGGAGTAGGCGGCCACCCGGGCTTCGTGGGTGACCAGGACGACCGCGGCGCCGGTGTCGTGGGCGGCGTCGGTCAGCAGCCGCATCACCCGCTCGCCGTTCAGCGAGTCCAGCGCGCCGGTCGGCTCGTCC
It encodes the following:
- a CDS encoding FtsX-like permease family protein produces the protein MSTGYEPYGTVEADRGQDVPPGPPPEARASLRTWARDLTLGARFAAGGGREGWTRTVLTAIGVGLGVALLLLAAAVPAMMDAREQRQVARDTASNVFVAEPTAHSVLLADQNTVFRGEDITGRLIQREGDQAAKPPGIDRVPAPGQMVVSPALRHLLASEPLLRDRLPYTITGTIGHAGLTGPAELYYYAGSDRLVARDADYRHGNAERITSFGYHSSSEAMGPTFDLLLVIMLVVLLLPVAVFIGTAVRLGGERRDRRLAALRLVGADIRMTHRIAAGEALLGALFGLLLGGGFFLLGRQLASKVSIRDISAFPSDMTPSTALTLLIVVAVPLASVAVTLVSLRGTAIEPLGVVRQAVGRRRRLWWRLLVPVIGLGLLAPLFGTVKGGTSINQYQIATGAVLLLIGVTAVLPWAVESVVSRLSGGPIPWQLAIRRLQLNSSSSARMVSGVTVAVAGAIALQMLFTGVNSDFVYDTGADTARAQASVGAPVTDGRQTAAYTEKIRATRGVTHVFGNTEASATQPDASTRRTTDNDAYLPIQVGDCASLREMARITSCSPGSVFIVSPQDGMGDDEAMGKYARPGARIDLNTPDSDKYTGKPRYWTIPASARAVVTRADPTGSHQWGIFSTPEALDAGLLKSATAHITVGVDPKVPDAIEYVRNTVAGMGTDVYVYALHDTKEKTGYRQLRRGLFAGAALTMGLIGASLLVTMLEQLRERKKLLAVLVAFGTRRTALAWSVLWQTAIPVVLGLLLACGGGIGLGAALLAMVDRPIRTDWSSVLTMTSIGAAVVFAVTLLSLPPLWRLMRADGLRTE